The segment ACTTCGACTGTGTCGCCGAGTTCCGGGTCGCCGACGACTTCGTCGACAGCTCCGCTAAAGATCCACGGGTGGTAACGCAATGCGGACTTCTCGCGTCCGGCTTTCAAGGTAATCGCTTTCATGGGCGTAAATGTAGAAAAAAGGCGGGCTATACCCGCTTTAATAAAAATGCTTCAAAGGCCTTCTCCCGTTAATTATTCTACATTTGCCGCCAAGATGTTTGAGTCGCTTTTTAGCAAGTATCCTTTTTTCCGCGCCGTTCCCTGTATTCTTTGCATGGCGGTCATTTTCAAACTCTCGTCGATGACGATGGAACAGCTGGAAGAATTCCCGCATATTTGGGACAAGCTGGCGCACTTTTGCGAATATGCAACGCTTGCCGGCTGTTATGCCATGCTGTGGACTCGCGCTGAATGGTCCAAACGCCAGTGGCTGCGCGTGCTCGTTGTGGCGGCGCTTGCTCTTGCTTACGGATGCACTGACGAATTCCACCAGAGATTTACCGAAGGCCGCGACAGCAGCGTGCTGGATCTTGTCGCCGATTTAGTCGGTGGTTTGATTGGCGGTGCGGTGTATGCGGTAATTACGCGGATATTGAATCGATTTGATCCGGTGCCTAAAAAAGTAGACGACGAACAATAAAAAAATGTCATTCGCAAGCGTTTTGGCGTGGCATTCGCCTTGGTTGTCATTGCGAAGGGCGAATAGCCCTGAAGCAATCTCCGCAAGGTATGAGGTCTACCCATAGGGCATAACAACGACTAAGCCAATAAATTGGCAAGTCTTGTATAGCTCGCATGCTCGCTTTGAGCCATGAGGTTTTTATCGCTCATAACTCACAACTGATAACTGACTACTGACAACTCCTTACTCAAAATTCCCTAGCAATATTATTTCGCGTTTGAGTTGAATCCCGAATTTGTCGGCGACTTTCTGCTGTACGTATTCGCTTAATGTTTTGATGTTTGCGGCGGTTGCTCCACCCGCGTTCACGATGAAGTTTGCGTGGAGCGTGCTGACTTCGGCGCCACCGATGCGGAAACCCTTGAGTCCGGCCTGCTCGATATAGTAGCCAGGTGCAATCTGTGCCGGAGTGTCGGTGGCCCCTTTGTCGAGGCGTTTGAACGTGGAACCGGCATTGGGCATGTTGAGCGGCTGGCTTGCCTTGCGCTTGGCCATACATTCGGCAAGTTCTGCTTCGAGGTTAGCGACAGTCTTGCCTTCGGCGCTTGCTGCTGGCAACTGGAATGTCGCTGAGAGAATAATTGCCTTGTTCTTTTGAAAAATACTTTGTCTATATCCGAAGCTGCAATCGTTGGCCGGAATTTCGTGAACGGTTCTGCTTTCGTCAAGAGCTTTCACCTGTGTGCAACAACTACCGATTTCCTGCCCGTAAGCTCCCGCGTTCATGTAAATTGCTCCACCTAGTGTTCCCGGAATGCCGGCGAGCTTGTGAATCCCTGCAAAACCCTGTTTGAGCGTTGTACGTGCGAACCTTCCGAGCGGAACAGCTGCGCCGACCTTGAACGCTCCGTTCCCTAAATCTTCGATTGCCGAAAATTCCCCGGCGAACGTGATGACGACCCCGTCATAACCTTTGTCCGAGACGAGCAGGTTCGTGCCGTTCCCCAAAATAAAGTAGGGGAGCCCCTTTTCGCGGGCGAGAGTCATGGCTGCCTTCAGGTCTTCGACCGTTTCGGCTTTTGCAAAGTAGCGTACCGGACCTCCGACTTTAAAGGAGGTGTGCTTGCACATCGGTTCGTTTTCACAAATGAACATGAAGCAAATATAAATATTGCTTTTTGTTCGAATGGGGGCACTTTAGCTTTAGATACTTGCATCCTTACTGTATTTACAGATTATGTAAGTTGACTAGATGGATTTACAAAAAATGAAATCGCTTTTATTTGGTTTTCTTGAAATAGGTCAATTCTTTTACATTTTTGACCATATTTTCAATAATTGACGGGTGTTTTACATGTTTGGCACGGATTTTGCAAATGATGAGCGCAAAAAGCTAGAAAAGGACATTTATGAACGCTCAAGCACTTTACGACCCAATGAACGAACACGACGCCTGTGGTGTCGGCCTGGTCGCTAATATTAATAATGTTGCCTCGCACCAGATTGTGTTGCAGGGTATTACTGTTTTGAAGAGGCTCATGCACCGCGGTGCAGCAGGTGGAGACCCGGAAACCGGCGACGGTGCGGGTCTTTTACTTTCTATGCCGCACAAGTTTTTCCGCAAGGTGAACCCGGAACTCCCGGAGCGCTATGGCGTGGCGATGTTCTTTGTGGACAATACGCTTGAGGCTACCGCTTTTGATGCAAAAATCAAGGAAATTGCCGCTGCTGAGGGCGTGAAGTTGCTGAACTTCCGCGAGGTGCCGGTGAATCCCGAGAAGATTGGCCATACGGCCCGCGAAACGTTGCCGCATATCCGCCAGGCATTCTTTGACGGTTCCGCTTTTGATTCCGACAGTGCTTTTGATATTAAACTCTATGTTGTTCGCCGTCTGATGGAGAAGGCTTGCAAGGGCCTCTATGTTTGCAGCTGTAGCCGCCGTAGCATTGTGTACAAGGGCCTGCTTTTGGCAAGTCAGATTGAAGGCTTTTATAAGGATTTGAACGATCTCGATTTCGAAAGCCCGATTGCACTTGTTCACCAGCGTTACTCCACGAACACATTCCCGACTTGGCCGCTCGCGCACCCGTTCCGCTACCTCGCTCACAACGGCGAAATCAATACGCTGCGCGGTAACCTCAACAGCCTGCGTGCCCGTGAACCGCACATGAAGAGCGATATCATCGGCGATGATTTGCAGAAGCTTTTCCCGCTCGTTCCGGCGGGGCAGAGTGACTCGGCCAGCCTTGATAACATGTTTGAGCTCCTCGTCGCAGCGGGTCGTAGCCTCCCGCATGCGATGATGATGCTCATGCCTCAGGCTTGGGGCAAGAAGCACTACCTGGGCCGCGACGTGCGCGGGTTCTTTGAGTACGAATCGATGCTCATGGAACCGTGGGATGGCCCGGCTGCCGTGGCGTTCAGCGATGGCGTGAATGCGGGTGCGATTCTCGACCGCAACGGCCTCCGTCCGGCACGTTACACTTTATGTAAAGACGGTCTTTTCGTGATGGCCTCCGAAACGGGCGTGCTTGATCTCCGCGACGACGAAGTGGAAGAAAAGGGCCGCCTGAAACCCGGTGAGATTATCTACCTCGACCTCGAAAACCACCGTATTCTGAAGAATGCGGAGATGAAGGCTCAGGTGGCGCGTAGCAAGCCTTACCGCCGCTGGGTTGCTGAGAACAAGATGAGCGTGCGCGGGCTCTTCAGCGAAATCAACCCGTCTGACGTTCCCGAAGATATTCTGGTGCAGCAGAAGCGCTTTGGTTATTCTGCCGAAGACCTCTCCATCATCTTGCAGCCGATGGCCAAGAACGGTGCCGAGCCGATTGGCTCCATGGGTAACGATGCCGCGCTTGCAGTGCTTTCGGACAAGCCGCAACCGCTGTTCAACTACTTCAAGCAGCTGTTCGCCCAGGTGACGAACCCGCCGATTGACCCAATCCGTGAAGAGCTCGTGATGAGCTTGACGACCTACATCGGTAACCACGGCAACATCCTCGAAGAAACTCCGGAGCAGGCGCACCTTATCAAGATTCCGCGCCCGATTGTGACCGAAGATGAAATTCGCCGCTTTGAAAACATTGGTGACAAGGCTTTCAAGGCGAAAGTGCTCAAGATGCAGTTCCCGTTGGGCGGTGACGGCTCCGTGCTGGAAGCTGCCTTGCAGAACTTGGCTGGCGATGCTGTGCGTGCCGTGAATGATGAATACGATATCATCGTGCTTTCGGATAAGAATATTGACTGGGGCTATGTGCCTATACCTTCGCTCCTCGCGACGGCTTGCGTGAACCGCGCCCTAGTGGAAGCGGGCGTGCGCCCCGAAATCGGTTTGATTGTGCAGTCTGGTGAAGTGCGCGAAGTGATGCACTTTGCGCTGTTGCTCGGTTATGGTGCGACGGTCATCAACCCGTATCTCGCATTCGAGAGCATTACCAACATGTGCCATAACGGCGACTTGGATGTGGACCCGGTGACGGCTGCTGCAAATTACGTGAAGGCTGTGGACAAGGGCCTCCTCAAGATCATGAGCAAGATGGGTATCTCCACGCTCCGCAGCTACCGCAGTGCACAGATTTTCGAAGCTGTGGGCTTGAACCACGAACTCATCGAGAAGTTCCTGCCGGGTACGGCAAGCCGTATCGAAGGTATCGGCCTCGAAGAGATTGCCCGCGAAGTGGGCGAGCGCCAGAAGATTGCATTTGCCGATGCAAGCAAGGTGTTGCAGTCGGGTGGCCAGTATGCGTTCCGCAAGGAAGGCGAAAAGCACCTGTGGACTCCGCAGTCGCTTGCCGCATTCCGCCAGGCAGTGCAGGGTGGTGACTACGAAAAGTTCAAGGTCTACAGCAAGCTCATCAACGACCAGTCTGAACGTCAGGCGACTTTGCGCGGCCTCTTCAAGTTCAAGAAGACGACTCCGATCGATATTAGCGAAGTTGAATCCCGCGAATCCATTATCCATCACTTTGTGGCGGGCGCTATGAGCCTTGGCTCTTTGAGCCCGGAAGCTCACGAGACGATTGCCATTGCAATGAACCGCATCGGTGCCATGAGCAACTGCGGTGAAGGTGGTGAAGACCCCGACCGCGATACTCCGGCACCGAACGGCGATATTCGTAGCTCTGCGATTCGTCAGGTGGCATCGGGCCGCTTTGGCGTGACGATTGACTACCTGCGCCATGCGAAGGATTTGCAGATCAAGATGGCCCAGGGCGCAAAGCCCGGTGAAGGTGGCCAGCTGCCAGCCCATAAGGTGAACGAGTTCGTGGCACGTATCCGTCACTCTATCCCGAACGTGTCGCTGATTTCTCCGCCTCCGCACCATGATATTTACTCCATCGAAGATTTGGCGCAGTTGATTTACGACTTGCGCAACGCCAACCCGAAGGCCCGTGTTTCTGTGAAGCTTGTGTCCGAAGTGGGCGTGGGTACGATTGCCGCGGGTGTCGCCAAAGCCCATGCCGACGTGGTGCTGATTTCCGGCCACGATGGCGGTACAGGTGCATCTCCGCTTACCTCCATCAAGCATGCCGGTCTCCCGTGGGAACTCGGTATTGCCGAAGCGGAACAGACCCTTGTGCTCAACGACTTGCGCGGGCGCATCAAGCTCCAGGTCGATGGCCAGCTCAAGACAGGCCGTGACGTGGTGGTGGCTGCCCTCCTCGGTGCCGAAGAATTCGGCTTTGCCACGAACCTTCTCGTAAGCCTTGGCTGCGTGATGGACCGCAAGTGCCATACGAACCAGTGCCCGATGGGTATCGCCACGCAGGATCCGGACTACCGCAAGCGTTTTGCGGGCAAGCCCGAATATGTGGAAAACTTCCTCTTCTTTATCGCCGACGAAGTCCGCGAAATTCTCGCAAGCCTTGGCCTCAAGAGCCTCTCTGAAGCTTGCGGCCGTAGCGACCTCCTGGAACGCGACGAGGCGATTGCCTTCTACAAGGCTCACAACCTCGACTTCTCCAAGATTTTCGAAACCGTCAATGGTGGCATCAAGTCCTTCGATAAGAACTTTGTGAAGGAACCGCTTGAAAACTTCGACCGTCGTGAACTCCTGCCGTTCGTGGCCGACACGCTCAAGAGCGGCAAGGCTGTGGAACTTTGCACGGTGGTACACAACGTCGACCGTACGGTGGGTACGGAACTTTCGGGCGAGGTGGACGAACACTTTGGCGTGAAGGGCCTCCCCGAAGACACCATCAAGATTCATTTGCAGGGTGTCGCTGGCCAGAGTTTCGGTGCCTTCCTTGCTCCGGGTATTACGCTCGACCTTGAAGGCGAAGCGAACGACTTTATGGGCAAGGGCCTCTCGGGCGGAAAGATTGTTGTGCGTCCGCCGAGCAATGCAAGTTTCAAGGCCGAAGACAACGTGATTGCAGGTAACGTCATCGGTTATGGCGGAACTTCGGGTAAGATTTTCATCAACGGTCTCGCTGGTGAACGCTTCGGTATCCGTAATTCGGGTATGCTCCTAGTTAGCGAAGGCGTGGGTGACCACGGTTGCGAATACATGACTGGCGGTAGGGTAGTGGTGCTCGGCCGCGTGGGCGTGAACTTCGCTGCAGGTATGACGGGTGGCTTTGCCTACGTTTACGACGAAACGGGTCACTTTGACCTGAGCTGCAACGTGGATTCTGCCGACCTTGAAAGCGTGCTTCCGGGTACGGAAAGTGAACGTGAACTGCTTGATATTATCAACCAGCATATTCAGGCAACCGGTAGTGAAAAGGGCAAGCGTATTCTAGATAACTGGAACAGCGAACGCCCGAAGTTCGTGAAGATATTCCCTGTTGATTACCGTAACGCTTTGGCAAAGAAGGGTTAAATGAAAGTAGACAGTAAACAGTAGGCAGTAGACAGTGATAGTAAGGCGGCTTTGCCGCGATTATGAAACTTCCTACTTCCTACTTCTAACTTCCTACGAAACATTAAAATTTTAACTATAAAAGTTGAAGTCTATTATGCAGCAAACTAACCGAATCGCAGACATCTATCGCCCTGTTGAAGAGCGTGTCAAGGACAACAACGAAGTCGAGCGCAAGCTCACCTCGATCGAGGTCATCAATCAGGCGGGCCGCTGCCATACATGCGGAATTCCGTTCTGCCATGGTGCGGGTTGCCCACTTGGAAATCTTATCCCCGAATTCAATGCGGCGATTTCTGTGGGGAATGCGGAACGCGCTTACGATATCATCAGTAAGACGGCGTTCTTCCCGGAATTTACGGGCCGTGTTTGCCCCGCGCTTTGCGAATCGGCCTGTACTGGCAACGTGCATAACGACCCGGTAATGGTGCGCCAAATCGAAAAATTTATCATTGAGACGGCGTTCGAGGAAGGTCGCGTAAAGCTCCCTGCTGCCGAACCGAACGGGAAGACTGCGGCTGTCATTGGCTCTGGTCCTTCGGGCCTGTTTGCTGCCGAGGCTTTGCGTCGCAAAGGTTATGCGGTTACGGTTTACGAAAAGCACGAGAAGGCTGGTGGCTTGCTGCGTTACGGCATCCCGAACTGGAAACTCGACAAGTCCATTATCGATCGTCGTATCGCGTTACTTGAAGCAGCTGGAATCAAATTTGTCTACAATACCGAAATCGGGAAAGACATCGCTGCGGAATACATCCACAAGAA is part of the uncultured Fibrobacter sp. genome and harbors:
- a CDS encoding VanZ family protein, whose protein sequence is MFESLFSKYPFFRAVPCILCMAVIFKLSSMTMEQLEEFPHIWDKLAHFCEYATLAGCYAMLWTRAEWSKRQWLRVLVVAALALAYGCTDEFHQRFTEGRDSSVLDLVADLVGGLIGGAVYAVITRILNRFDPVPKKVDDEQ
- the murB gene encoding UDP-N-acetylmuramate dehydrogenase, whose translation is MFICENEPMCKHTSFKVGGPVRYFAKAETVEDLKAAMTLAREKGLPYFILGNGTNLLVSDKGYDGVVITFAGEFSAIEDLGNGAFKVGAAVPLGRFARTTLKQGFAGIHKLAGIPGTLGGAIYMNAGAYGQEIGSCCTQVKALDESRTVHEIPANDCSFGYRQSIFQKNKAIILSATFQLPAASAEGKTVANLEAELAECMAKRKASQPLNMPNAGSTFKRLDKGATDTPAQIAPGYYIEQAGLKGFRIGGAEVSTLHANFIVNAGGATAANIKTLSEYVQQKVADKFGIQLKREIILLGNFE
- the gltB gene encoding glutamate synthase large subunit, translating into MNAQALYDPMNEHDACGVGLVANINNVASHQIVLQGITVLKRLMHRGAAGGDPETGDGAGLLLSMPHKFFRKVNPELPERYGVAMFFVDNTLEATAFDAKIKEIAAAEGVKLLNFREVPVNPEKIGHTARETLPHIRQAFFDGSAFDSDSAFDIKLYVVRRLMEKACKGLYVCSCSRRSIVYKGLLLASQIEGFYKDLNDLDFESPIALVHQRYSTNTFPTWPLAHPFRYLAHNGEINTLRGNLNSLRAREPHMKSDIIGDDLQKLFPLVPAGQSDSASLDNMFELLVAAGRSLPHAMMMLMPQAWGKKHYLGRDVRGFFEYESMLMEPWDGPAAVAFSDGVNAGAILDRNGLRPARYTLCKDGLFVMASETGVLDLRDDEVEEKGRLKPGEIIYLDLENHRILKNAEMKAQVARSKPYRRWVAENKMSVRGLFSEINPSDVPEDILVQQKRFGYSAEDLSIILQPMAKNGAEPIGSMGNDAALAVLSDKPQPLFNYFKQLFAQVTNPPIDPIREELVMSLTTYIGNHGNILEETPEQAHLIKIPRPIVTEDEIRRFENIGDKAFKAKVLKMQFPLGGDGSVLEAALQNLAGDAVRAVNDEYDIIVLSDKNIDWGYVPIPSLLATACVNRALVEAGVRPEIGLIVQSGEVREVMHFALLLGYGATVINPYLAFESITNMCHNGDLDVDPVTAAANYVKAVDKGLLKIMSKMGISTLRSYRSAQIFEAVGLNHELIEKFLPGTASRIEGIGLEEIAREVGERQKIAFADASKVLQSGGQYAFRKEGEKHLWTPQSLAAFRQAVQGGDYEKFKVYSKLINDQSERQATLRGLFKFKKTTPIDISEVESRESIIHHFVAGAMSLGSLSPEAHETIAIAMNRIGAMSNCGEGGEDPDRDTPAPNGDIRSSAIRQVASGRFGVTIDYLRHAKDLQIKMAQGAKPGEGGQLPAHKVNEFVARIRHSIPNVSLISPPPHHDIYSIEDLAQLIYDLRNANPKARVSVKLVSEVGVGTIAAGVAKAHADVVLISGHDGGTGASPLTSIKHAGLPWELGIAEAEQTLVLNDLRGRIKLQVDGQLKTGRDVVVAALLGAEEFGFATNLLVSLGCVMDRKCHTNQCPMGIATQDPDYRKRFAGKPEYVENFLFFIADEVREILASLGLKSLSEACGRSDLLERDEAIAFYKAHNLDFSKIFETVNGGIKSFDKNFVKEPLENFDRRELLPFVADTLKSGKAVELCTVVHNVDRTVGTELSGEVDEHFGVKGLPEDTIKIHLQGVAGQSFGAFLAPGITLDLEGEANDFMGKGLSGGKIVVRPPSNASFKAEDNVIAGNVIGYGGTSGKIFINGLAGERFGIRNSGMLLVSEGVGDHGCEYMTGGRVVVLGRVGVNFAAGMTGGFAYVYDETGHFDLSCNVDSADLESVLPGTESERELLDIINQHIQATGSEKGKRILDNWNSERPKFVKIFPVDYRNALAKKG